ACACAACATGTCCCAAGGAAAGGCGTGGGGATCTGGGCTGTTTGTTCGAGCCTACACTGGCATCATCGATTCGTCGACATCGCGACGCGAGGCGTCGCTCCGGGCTCCAGCGGAGCAACCGAGCAACAAGCGAACGATGCTCTGCAAAACGTCGACGTCAAGCATGCGGGACGCCACGCCGGACCGGCGGAGCCGCATCATGAGCTCAACTTGTCTGTCCACCGATGGCCGGtggggcgacggcgacggcgacggcgacgcgggAGGGGAGCGCATACAGACATGCTGACAGCAGAGCTTGGCCGCTTGGCTTCACTGCTCGTCTAGTCCATCTCGTTTGGGAGCCACATTGACAGACCGATTTTTTTTCCCAATTAGAAAAATCGTCAAtccccttgttttctttttgcaaCACAAACTGACAAAATGACAACCCATCAGTCTCAGTGTTTCACCTCGCACTCGGCTGCTCGGAGTTCCAATATTTAGGCACACCTGATCGGGTTCCTTGTCGATGGACATCACATTGTCACTTGGTCAGTTCATCACCAACTCCGATCCTGCCAATCTGATACCCAGCTTGCAGCTGCAAGATTAATTTCCGCTCCGTGCTCGCAACAGCAGGTTCGAGAAACGAACAGCACGTTTGGTTCACAGAATGTCACGGTCAGGAATCATCCGATCCTGTGTCCGAACCTAAAATGTTGTTTGGTTTGGTGAAGAGAACCAACCTGTCCGTCACGAGATGGTAGCCTCCGCTAGTATATCCACGGCACCTACTCGTCTGTCTGGAAATCGTCGGATCAATCCATGCCTGACGTGCGGATGCCGGACGGGGTCCCTAAACCAAACAGCCTGGAAGTTCTCCACGCCAGGTTTTATTTCGTCCTTGATGACGGTGTTACACAGAATGTCAAATTATGGGCGTTGTGACAAACTGGTGATGCGTACGGTGGATTCATCTGATCATGCAGTGAACGTGATCCCATCCCAAtcaacgaacaactgcgcgatGTGAGCTCGTGTGGTCTTGCCCTCTGATTCTCTGAATCTCAAAGATGCCTCCGTCTCCACCGGAATAAACCCGACTTTGAATGGCCATCAAGTACAATTCACCAACTACCATGTAGCATATGAGATATGACGAGCATATTCTCGTGATGCCACTCCCCGTAGTCCAGATATCGACATCACTGAAAATAAATCGCCTCATTTATCAGTTTCTAGCACAATAATATATGCTGATGAATGTTCCAAAGCCTGTCGTAACGTAATCACTCAACCATGGCTCCATACAAGTAGAACTTTGTCGACCACTATCACTTGATAGTTAGTAGTACTACTGCAGAATTTCCATATCCATTGGAAAAAAGCGACTTATGCTATTGTAGCTTATGGGGAGCTGCGTGCTGGCAACATCCCTGAGTGACTAAATCGGTTGCAAATTTCCGGAACTCCGGGTATCAAGCAAAGTTATTAACATCCAGTATGGAATTAAAATTGAAATATTCTCAAACCACCTAAACACTTTTGTTAGACCTTTTTGCAAGGCTTTTTGCTAGCTGACGAGTAGGATTCAACTAGCTTGTTTATGGAAGCTTTGCGACAATATTGCCTTCTAAAGTTCAAAACAAATTCAGGGCTGTTTACCTATACCTGATGTTGCATTTGGTTTACTCACTTTTATATTGTTTTATGTTATTATACCTAATAATGAACAGAGAAAAAAAACAGGGATTATGTTGTCTGCCACTATCTAAACTCCCAATGTACGGTGGTTCACTAAATTTGACGAATATTCAGTGGGTATTCAGAGAGTACAGACATCACATTTGTTTAACAAGTATTTAGCGCTGCCATTGGTTAGATAGTTCTATTCATTCCAAGATACGTATATCTATGAATTATACTAAACTCAACTTCTACAATAGCTATAACTTATCTTCAGGCTTTCATTACTATTATTAGCGTAGGTGTGACATGGTCAGAGATCAGGTAATCAACTGAACACGCCACACTTTGTTAAAGTTAGACATAGCAAGGTTTGTTACCAACCAAAGAGGCTAAACTTTAAACTGTGATCTCGCAAGTCTAATCTTTTTCAGACCAGCGAGCAACCAGATTCGAGTACACGATTGCACGAGCCCTTTGCCCTGGCTATAAATTATGACAATCTTATGGCCAAAATCGTCATATCCTCCCCACACTACCCACATATAAATCAGAATATACAAGCATTATAACCACACTACATCCTATAATGACAGTTGCAATTCCAATCctgccctcctcctccttcccctcGGCGACGCTGTCAGGTCGCCGTCCCACAGCCTGACGACGCTGCCGTCGAGCGCCGCCATGTCGATGTGGCGGTACCAACCCAGGTCGCTCCTCCGCCTCACCGCCAACTCCCTCTCTTCCCACGGCGCCGTGGCCGCCAAGGTCGTCGCTCTTCTTCTCCCGGCCGGCTCTGACACCGTCCTTCTGAGAACCACCTCCaccacgccgtcgtcgtcgtcatccgcGTCCGCGCATTTCCTGATGCCGTCCACCActccgtcgtcgtcgtctcctGAGCCGCCGTAGTACGCAGTGAACCGGACCTTGGACGGCGTGCTCGGCTCGCTCACGGACGACGGCTCGGCCGCCGGAGCGAGAGCGACCGGCCGCCGAGGCTCGTCGATAATGGCAGCCCGAGACGGCGGCAGAGGCGCCTGTGGCTCCTGATTATCGTCGTCGACGTGGGCGCTGGGCTTGGAGTTGGAAGCGCCGCTGACGGCGCGGATGCGCCAGAGGCCGACCGAGGCGGCGAGGGCGGCGACGAGCCAGGCGCAGAGCGAGCCGGCCGCCGCGGGGATGGAGTAGAGGCGGAGAGCAatggcctccgcgggcatcaTGCCGAGGAGCTCCATTCGTGGCTTGGTGGTGgcgcgcgcgggggggggggggggggggttggcggAGGTCACGGCGGTTGGGGGGAGGTGGGGGATGGTGTTGGTGTGCGGGTGAGGAATGGGAGATGGGTTCGGGTAGGAAGCTTATATATAGGTGACGGAGTGGGAACGAATATGCACTGGTGAACTGCCTGGAATTATTGCATGTTTCACCTACACAATCGAGCATTTTGCAATTTTGTGTTTGGGTGCAGTATAAGCTGCATTTTGCAATTATTCAGCTTCTATTTTTTAGATGAACCATTTAGTTCCAAGTCTATATGATTGAGTCTTTTGTGGAGTTGAGCTAGTGCACCTATTCCATTCATCTTTAAATTGTACAGTATATTGGATCAGAgatgtcgggtatcagtattagggatacccgacGAAGGGATCTGAGGACCGCGGACGACAAAATCACCTAGATAATCAAGGATGTATTTCAGTCTCAACCGACCCCGAAGGGACAGATtccgcctcgccagacccctcagGCACGGGCCCCGTGTCGCTCGACCCCGACGGTACGGGagccgtcttgcccgaccctgagggcacgggctccgtctcgcccgaccccaaggttacgggagccgtctcgcccgacagggacccataccgcttccaaccactacgggtctaaagGTATGACCCCGGGATCAAACTTCTAATACCGGGAGGAAAGCGGGCACGACTCGACGTGACCCGTTGCCACGTCAGGCCACGCCCGGGGGTTCGCATCGCCAACAGTGACGTATGTGTGGTCGTTGTGCTGCTTAATCCCCGTACGGCCGCtgacaggcacgtcagttcaccacgccGTCCGTCGGGACGGGATGGGATGCCACGACCGGCTGATGATGTCGGGGCATGGCACCTGTGGTGAACAGGAGCCCGACGTGGAGCTATCCCCGTCACCATCTACAGC
Above is a genomic segment from Miscanthus floridulus cultivar M001 chromosome 3, ASM1932011v1, whole genome shotgun sequence containing:
- the LOC136546299 gene encoding uncharacterized protein, with the protein product MELLGMMPAEAIALRLYSIPAAAGSLCAWLVAALAASVGLWRIRAVSGASNSKPSAHVDDDNQEPQAPLPPSRAAIIDEPRRPVALAPAAEPSSVSEPSTPSKVRFTAYYGGSGDDDDGVVDGIRKCADADDDDDGVVEVVLRRTVSEPAGRRRATTLAATAPWEERELAVRRRSDLGWYRHIDMAALDGSVVRLWDGDLTASPRGRRRRAGLELQLSL